In a genomic window of Ipomoea triloba cultivar NCNSP0323 chromosome 3, ASM357664v1:
- the LOC116013042 gene encoding zinc finger BED domain-containing protein RICESLEEPER 1-like has protein sequence MLQSALTYQKVFESCEDSDSSFKSDLGDFVPNFMDWESVSSLVELLKCFYDMTIRISGSLYVTANTFFSEISDLNCILTGMVEAGGAVSLMGRHMKAKFEKYWGDIDKMNLMIFFANILDPRDKLEYMPTQINHMYGEEKGKPYYDKVLAGLNELFDDYSVPATSSASGSSVSAAVGSASSVSSVSSVSVGRPQHLLKSQIKKQRLESGGKKKTELDIYLSEAIVEEENSFDILRWWKINAVRFPILSKLARDVLAIPISTVASESAFSTSGRVLDPFRSSLTPKIVEALVCTQDWLRLPNTPLCIEENLEELERFEKELVDGGSGRNFDPTLATIPFMWQMAMMKLPPII, from the exons ATGTTACAATCTGCTTTGACTTATCAGAAAGTCTTTGAATCTTGTGAAGACTCTGATAGTTCTTTCAAATCTGACTTGGGTGATTTTGTGCCTAATTTTATGGACTGGGAGTCTGTGAGCAGTTTGGTGGagttgttgaaatgtttttatgatatgacAATCAGAATTTCTGGATCTTTATATGTGACAGCTAACACATTTTTCAGTGAGATTTCTGATTTGAATTGTATTTTAACTGGAATGGTGGAAGCTGGTGGGGCAGTGAGTTTAATGGGGAGACATATGAAAGCAAAATTTGAGAAGTATTGGGGTGATATAGACAAGATGaatcttatgattttctttgCTAACATTCTAGACCCCAGGGATAAATTAGAGTATATGCCTACTCAAATTAATCATATGTATGGTGAGGAGAAAGGTAAACCATACTATGATAAAGTGCTTGCTGGtttgaatgagttatttgatGATTATTCTGTTCCTGCCACTTCTTCTGCTTCTGGTTCTTCTGTGTCTGCTGCTGTTGGTAGTGCTTCTTCTGTGAGTTCTGTCAGTTCTGTGTCTGTTGGAAGGCCACAACATTTACTCAAGtcccaaattaaaaaacaaagattgGAATCTGGGGGTAAGAAAAAAACTGAACTGGATATCTACTTGAGTGAGGCAATAGTTGAGGAGGAAAACTCCTTTGATATTCTGAGATGGTGGAAGATAAATGCTGTGAGGTTTCCCATCCTTTCTAAGCTTGCTAGGGATGTCCTAGCTATTCCAATCTCAACTGTTGCCTCTGAGTCTGCCTTCAGTACATCTGGGAGAGTATTGGATCCTTTTAGGAGTTCATTAACTCCAAAAATTGTGGAAGCTTTGGTGTGTACGCAGGATTGGCTTAGACTGCCCAATACTCCTCTATGTATTGAGGAAAATCTTGAAGAACTGGAGAGGTTTGAAAAAG AGTTAGTTGATGGTGGAAGTGGAAGGAATTTTGATCCTACACTGGCTACAATTCCA TTTATGTGGCAAATGGCAATGATGAAGCTTCCACCTATAATCTGA